In a genomic window of Pseudomonas oryzihabitans:
- a CDS encoding TetR/AcrR family transcriptional regulator, protein MVAVASHEAIDGSGERLRQAALELFSQDGYHGVSLRRLANVVGLLPGSLYHHFEGKQELLFELIEDYELEVLELFKAATGKRRSRQAPRALLADYLLLVQAQRASAQVAHHEFRHLTPLQQTCIRGIRHQQVQALSAVLRCEGREQSVALEGLAQLLLALPPAQADDAVASGVAGLIVELVRP, encoded by the coding sequence ATGGTTGCCGTCGCGTCGCACGAAGCCATCGACGGCAGCGGCGAGCGCCTGCGTCAGGCCGCCCTGGAATTGTTCAGCCAGGATGGCTACCACGGCGTCAGCCTGCGCCGCCTGGCGAATGTCGTCGGCCTGCTGCCCGGCTCGCTCTACCATCATTTCGAAGGCAAGCAGGAGCTCTTGTTCGAGTTGATCGAGGACTACGAGCTGGAGGTGCTGGAACTGTTCAAGGCCGCGACTGGCAAGCGTCGATCCCGGCAGGCACCCCGAGCGCTGCTCGCAGACTATCTCCTGCTGGTCCAGGCGCAGCGGGCGTCCGCCCAGGTGGCCCATCACGAGTTTCGCCATTTGACTCCCCTGCAGCAGACCTGCATCCGGGGGATCAGGCACCAACAGGTCCAGGCCCTGAGCGCCGTGCTCCGTTGCGAGGGGCGTGAGCAAAGCGTTGCGCTGGAAGGCCTGGCGCAACTGTTGCTGGCCCTGCCCCCGGCGCAGGCCGACGATGCCGTGGCCAGTGGTGTCGCCGGGCTGATCGTGGAGCTGGTGCGTCCTTAG